The Streptomyces sp. WZ-12 genome segment CCGCGGGCGTTGCACAACTGGGCACCGGGCGGCATCCGGTCCAACCCCGGGAGCAGGTTGTCGACCCCGGCCGTGAGGGTCTGCACCACCCGCACCCGGCTCATCCGCGCCAACGGGCGCAGGCAGACGTCGACCGGCTTCATGTACGGGACGGCGTAGAAGACGCAGCGGGCGGGGTCGGCGGGGTACTCGGGACCGGCGTCCCAATGGACGTAATTCAGCCCCTCGGGAAGGCCGTCGATCTCACCGGGCGCGATGGGGAGCCAGACGTCACCGGGGGTGGAGTGCGGTTCTGCGGTTGCCATGGCCCGAGGCTATGCGAAGAGACGTTTGGTTCAGACGTTAGTTTGGTCTGGCCCTTGATCGGGGGCGAGGGACGGAGGCACGACCAGGTGGAGCGCAGGACAATCGGCGCGGCGGCCTTGGAGGTGGGCGCGATCGGCCTCGGCTGCATGCCGATGAGCTGGGGGTACAGCGCGTCGCAGCGCAGCGGCGAGGGATCGCTGCGGGCACTGCACACCGCGCTCGACCGGGGGTGCAGCCTGGTGGACACCGCGGACATGTACGGCCCGTTCACCAACGAGCTGTTGGTGGGGCGGGTCCTCAAGGAACGCCGCGCGGACGCCTTCGTCTCCACCAAGTGCGGGCTGCTCGCCGGCGACCAGCACATCGTCGCCAACGGGCGGCCCGGCTACATCAAGCGCGCCTGCGACGCGTCGCTGCGCCGGCTGCAGACCGACCACATCGACCTCTACCAACTCCACCGCGCGGACCCCGAAGTACCCATCGAGGAGACCTGGGGGGCGATGGCGGAACTGGTGGCGGCCGGCAAGGTGCGCTCGCTGGGGCTGTGCGCGGTGGGCGCCCGGGCCGCCCGGACCTGGCGCGGCCCCCGGGCGGCCCGGACCGCACCCGACGGCCGGGCGTTCCGCCGCCCCGGCCTGCACGACGGCACCCTGCGCCAACTGGAGCGCATCCAGCAGGTGTTCCCGGTCAGCAGCGTGCAGGCCGAGCTGTCCGTGTGGGCGGCGGAGGCGCTGGTCGAACTGCTCCCGTGGTGCGAGTCGCGCGGCGTGGGCTTCCTGGCCGCGATGCCGCTCGGCAACGGCTTCCTGACCGGCACCCTCACCCCCGGCCAGGGCTTCGAACCGGAGGACATACGGGCCCGACACCCGCGCTTCACCGCCGAGATGATGGCCGCCAACCAGCCGGTGGTGGCCGGCCTGCGCCGCGTCGGCGCGCGCCACGGGGCCACCCCCGGGCAGGTGGCACTCGCCTGGACCCTCGCCCAGGGCCGCCATGTGGTCCCCGTCCCGGGCACGAAGAAGGAACGGTGGGCCGCGCAGAACGCGAACGCGGCGGAGCTGGTGTTGAGCCCCGAGGATCTCCGGGAGATCGCCGCGTTGCCCGCGGCGCGGGACTCTTGGTACTAACCGCACGGGCCCCCGGCGGGTTGGCTTCCCACGTTGCTGGCTTTCCCGCCGCGCGGGTTGCCGGTCCGCTGCCGGTCCGCTGCGCGGGGCGGGTCGAGTTGTGTTGTCCGCTGCGCGGGGCTGTTGGGTTGCGGTGACGGGCCTGCGGGGCGGGCATGCCAGACTGCTTCGCTTTACGTCTGGCACACCCACCCCTCCGGCCCGTCCCCTCCCGTTGGGGGGTGGGAAAGAACGGTGGGTGCCACGTCCGCCCGGTGGGCCAACTCGGGCCGCTGGGTTGAGCGGTGACCGTCAGAGGACGAGTACGCGTGAGCGGTGATCGTAAGAAGGCGCATGAGCTTGCGCGGTGACCGTCAGAGGACCACTCAGGATCAGCTCCATCCCAGAGAAAACCACCCCTCAACGGGAGGGGACGGGCCGGAGGGGGCGGTGTGCCAGACGTAAAGCGAAGCAGTCTGGCATGCCGCCCCCGGAGGCCCGTCACCGCAACCCAACAGCCCCGCGCAGCGGACCGGCCCCGCGCAGCGGACCGGCCCGCGCCGCAGGCGCAAAAACAGCAACCCGCGCGGCGGGAAAGCCAACCACGTGGGCAGCAAACCAAGCGCAGCGGCACGGCGGGAAAGCCAACAACGTGGGAAGCCAACCCACCGTCAGGTGAACAGCCGCAACCGATGGGCGACGGCGCCGGCCTCGCCGCGCCCCGACACCCCCAACTTGGCCAGGATGTTGGAGACATGAACGCTGGCCGTCTTCGGGGAGATGAACAACTCGTCGGCGATCTGACGGTTGCTGCGGCCATCGGCGACCAGGCGGAGCACATCGCGTTCCCGGGGGGTGAGGCCCAGGGACTCGACGGGGGTGGCGGGCGCCGGTGGGCGGGGCGCGTCGGGCGCCGGGCCGCGGCCGGGGAGGGGTATTCGGGCGCGTTGGGCGAGGAGTTCGAGCTCGCCGGTCAGCGGTCGGGCGCCGGTGCGGACCGCGACCGCGTGCGCCTGTCCGAGCACCAGGACGGCGGCCTCGCGCGGGGTCCGACCGCTGAGGCCGGCGCTGGCCCGCTCCGTGCCGTGCAGCAGTGACTCGGCCCAGCGGCAGCAGCACCAGGCCAACTCGTGCGGCCGGGCGAGCCGTTCGAAGGCGGCGACGGCGTGGGCCCAGGCGTCGGGGGACTCCCGGCCCTCGGCGCGGCGGAGTTCGGCCTCGACGGCCGTGCCGTAGGCGTCCCACACCGGCGAGAGCCGCGGCAGCCGCTTGGCGGCCTGTCGGATGCGGGCGAGGACCTCGGGCCGGCCGGGCTCCGCGGCGGGCAGCCCGCGGGCGTCGGACTCGACGGCGGTGGCCGACCACAGCAGCGGCCAGGCGTAGCGGTGCAGGCCGGGCGCGAAGCCGGTGCTGGGCGCGACCTGGCGCAGGACGGCCCGGGCGTCGAGTATCCGGCCCTGGCGGGCGGCGAGCCGCAGCGCGTGCCGCGCCAGGGGGAGGGCGTGTTGCGGCTGGGGGTCGTGGGTGCCGTAGTGCTCCTGCGCGACGGCCAGTTCGCGCTCGGCGGCGGCCAGATCGCCGGTGTCCAGGGCCAGCGCGGTGAGCCGGCTGGCGGCCAGGGCGATCGCGCGCGGGTCCCGGGCGAGGCGGCGGGCGTCGGCGGCGGCCCCGCCGGCCTCCTCCCAGCGGCCGAGCGACTGGAGCGATTCGGCGCGGTTGCTCAGCACCCAACTGGTGCTGTTGGTCAGGCCGTAGCGGGTGGTGAGCTCGACGCCCTGGTCGGTGACGTCCACCGCCTCGCGGGAGCGGCCGACGCCCTCCAGGGTGCCCGGGAGGTTGACGTGGCCGCGGGCGATGACCGCGAAGTAGCCCCGGTCGACGGCGCGGTCGAGGACGGTGCGGAACTCGGCGAGGCCCTCCTCGACGTCGCCGGCGTCCACCCGCAGCCCGGCCAGCGTCACCCGGGAGTTGAGCTCGGCCTCCTCGTCGCCGACCGTACGGGCCAGCTCCACGGCCCGTTCGGCGGTGGCGAAGGCGCCAGGGCCCGGCTCGTGCAGCATCTGCCAACTGGCGACGGCGGCGGTGACGGTGGCGTGCACGGACGACGGCGGCAGTCCGCGCATCAACTCCTTGGCCTTGCCCAGGTCTTCCCAGCCGTCGCCGCGGCCGGTGGTCTGGCAGAGCTTGGAGCGCTGCACCAGGAACCAGGCGGTGCGCTGGGCGTCGTGTTCGGTGCGCAGCGTGCGCAGGGCGCGCTTGGTGATGGTGAAGGCCCGCTCGCCGTCGCCGGACAACCGGGCGGCCACCGCGATCTCGGCGAGCAGATCCAGGAAGCGGAGGGCCTCGTCGTCGCAGCCGCAGGCCGGGTACGCCTCGGCGTAGTCGACCGGGCGCACCTTCTGGCGGACCTCGACGGGCGCGTCGTCCCACAGCTCCAGGGCGCGGTCCAGCAGCCGCAGTTGCTCGGCGTAGGCGTGCCGGCGGCGGGCCTGCACGGAGGCGGCGAGGACGGCGGGCAGCGCCTTGGCGGCGTCGTGGGCCTTGTACCAGTAGCTGGCCAGCCGGGTGGCGCAGACCTCGGAGCGGACGAGGGCCGGGGCGGCCTCCAGGGCCTCGGCGTAGCGGCGGTTGAGGCGGGTGCGCTCGCCGGGCAGCAGGTCGTCGACGACGGCCTCGCGGACCAGGGCGTGCCGGAAGCGGTAGCCGGTGCCGTCCTGGGTGGGCAGCAGGGTGTTGGAGCCGACGGCGGCGCGGAGCGCCTCGATGAGGTCGTCCTCGGGCATCCGGCAGACGGCGGCGAGGAGTTCGTGCTCGACGGTGGAGCCGCCCTCGGCGGCGATCCGCACCACCCGTTGGGCGTCCTCGGGGAGCGCCTCGACGCGCACCAGCAGCAGATCGCGCAGCGGGTCGCTGAGGCCGTAGCGGCAGCCGTCGGCGAGGCTGCGGGCCAGCTCCTCGACGAAGAAGGCGTTGCCCTCGGAGCGTTTGAAGACCCGGTCGACGGTCTCCTCGGCGGGCTCGCTGCCGCGGATGCCGGCGATCTGGGTGCGGACCTCGTCGCGGTTGAAGCGGTCCAGCTCGATGCGGCGGACGGTGCGCATCCGGTCAATCTCGGCGAGGAAGGGGCGCAGCGGATGGCGGCGGTGGATGTCGTCGGAGCGGTAGGTGGCGACCAGGAGGATGCCGGCGTCGTGGAGGGCGCGCAGGAGGTAGGCGAGCAGTTCGCGGGTGGAGCGGTCGGCCCAGTGGAGGTCCTCGACGACGAGGACGAGGGTGCGGTGGGCGGCGAGCCGCTCCAGGAGGCGGGCGGTCAGCTCGAAGAGCCGGGCCCGGCCGGTCTCCTCGTCCCGGCTCTCGCCCGCGGTCTCGCCCAACTCCGGGAGGATCCGGGCCAATTCGCCCTCCTGGCCGGCGACGGCCGCGGCCAGCTCGTCGGGCAGGTGGGCGTTGAGGGTGTGCAGGACGGCGGAGAACGGGGCGAACGGCAGGCCCTCGGAGCCGATTTCGATGCAGCCGCCGAGCGCGACCTGCGCGCCGCGGTCGCGGGCCGTCTCGCAGAACTCCTCGATCAGGCGGGTCTTGCCGACCCCGGCCTCGCCCCCGATCAGCAGGGCCTGGGGCTCGCCGGACGCCGCGACCCGCGCCAGCGCGTCGCCCAACTCGGCGAGCTCGGCGGCGCGGCCGACGAAGACGGGACTGATCGCTCTGGTCTCCACGGTGCCGAGCATCGCACAGGGGTCTGACAATCCGGCAGTGGTTTCCGGCACACCGCGGGGGCGCCGCCACGGGGCGCCCCCGGACCCCCGAACACCCCCGGTCACAAGGCCGTTGGGCGGTCAGGCGGTGGCGCGCCGGACCCGGCCCCGGTCCGCCCTCACCCGCCTTCCGGACTCCTCGCTTCCGGAACGGGCGGCGTCCCGCGCCCCGTTGGCGGCCTCGCGCACCAGCCGGCGGCGGTCGGCCTCGCGCCGCAGTTCCTCGTAGCGGACCCGGAGCTCCAGTTCGGAGACGTACATGGGCTCTCCCCCTTGGGATGAGGCGGTGGCGACGCCCGGCCGTTCGCCGGGCGTCGATGGCCTCCACTCTCGTCTCCAAGGAGGGTCCGGCACATCGGGAGAGTGCCCGATCTCCGGCCCCGACGGCGTCCGCCATACGGGACGACGGGCCGGTCGGGGGCCTAGGAGCCCCCTGGTCCGGCCCGTTCCCGTACGGCACGACGCCGCGTTACGCCCCAAGGGCCTTAGGCGCGGGCGCCGTTGGCCTCACAGGGGCTCAGGAGCCGGCGCCGGGCACCTTAGGCAGACTGGGCAGGCTCGCGAACAGGTCGAGGTACATGCCCGCCGAGATCAGCAGCCCGAGGAAGCCGAGCACCAGCCCGCCCCAGGCGACGGCGCGCACCCAGGTGGGACGGCGCCCGGTCAGCACCACCGCGGCGACGACCATGGCGAGCACCGCGAAGACCCCGTTGACCAGGGCGGTGGTGTGCCAGGGGGCGCCGTAGACGGTGGCGATCTGGTCGGTGGCCTTGCCGGACTGGACCTTGATCTGGCCGACCAGGGTCTGCCGTTCGGCGAGCAGGGTGCCGAGCCAGGTGCCGGTCATGGAGGCCAGGCCGAGCCCGGCCGCCACGACGGCCCCGGCGCCGGCGGCCGCGCCGGAACGGGCGGGGGCCTCGGCGGCGTCGGCCTCAACGTCGGTGTCGGTGTCGGTGTCGGTGTCGGTGTCCGCGTCGGCAGCGGCGTCGGCGCCATCGGCCTCGCCCGCGGCCCGCTCCCCCGCCTCGGTACCCCCGTCGGCCTGCGCCTCGGCCGTCTCAACGACCGTCTCCCCGGCCTTCTCCCCCGCCTTCTCCCCGTTCTTCTCGCCGCCGGCAGCCGCCGTCTCCTCGGCCCGCTCCGCGGCCTCGTTCGCGTCCTTGGCCCCCTGGTCAGTGGTGGTCGTCTTCGCGTCGTCGCTTCGCTTGTCGGTCGTCGTTCCCATGGGCGCGACCGTAGGTGCCGCGTCTGAGAGCCAGATGAGAACCGCCGCGGCGCCTACGTCACGGGGTCAGACCGTCACCGACGGTCGGCCCTCCGCCGACGGCGCGGGCGCGGCCGGCTCCTCGGGCGGCTCGATGCTCAGCCGCGGCAGCCGCCGCTCCAACCAGGCCGGCAGCCACCAATTGGCGCCGCCGAGCAGGTGCATGAGGGCCGGCACCAGCAGCGTGCGCAGCACGAACGCGTCCAGCGCGACGGCGGCGGCCAGCCCGATGCCGAACATGGCGATGATCCGGTCGCCGCTGAGGACGAAGGCCCCGAACACCGCGATCATGATCACCGCGGCCGAGTTGATCACCCGGCTGGTCTCGGCGAGCCCGACCCGCACCGCCCGCCGGTTGTCGCCGGTCCGCTGCCACTCCTCGTACATCCGGCTGACCAGGAAGACCTGGTAGTCCATCGAGAGCCCGAAGAGCACCGAGACCATGATGACCGGCAGGAACGGCTCGATGGGTCCGGCCCGTCCCAGGCCCAACGCCTCGCTCCCCCACCCCCATTGGAAGACCGCGACGACGATCCCGAACGAGGCGGAGACCGCCGCCAGGTTCATCAGCGCGGCCTTGAGGGGGATGCCGATGCTGCGGAACGCGAGCAGCAGGAGGACGGAACCCAGGCCGATCACCGCGCCCAGGAAGAGCGGCAGTTTACCGACGATGACCTCGGCGAAGTCGTCGTAGCCGGCGGTGACCCCGCCGACCCGCACCTGGAGCGAGGTGCCGTCGGCCGCGCGCGGCAGCACCTCGGTGCGCAACCTGCTGACCAGGTCGGAGGTCCGCTGCGACTGCGGCGCGCTGTCCGGGACGACGGTGATCACCCCGGTGGCATGGCCGCCGTCGAAGTCCGGCCCGCTGACCCGCGCCACGCCCGGCGTGTCCCGG includes the following:
- a CDS encoding aldo/keto reductase, whose translation is MERRTIGAAALEVGAIGLGCMPMSWGYSASQRSGEGSLRALHTALDRGCSLVDTADMYGPFTNELLVGRVLKERRADAFVSTKCGLLAGDQHIVANGRPGYIKRACDASLRRLQTDHIDLYQLHRADPEVPIEETWGAMAELVAAGKVRSLGLCAVGARAARTWRGPRAARTAPDGRAFRRPGLHDGTLRQLERIQQVFPVSSVQAELSVWAAEALVELLPWCESRGVGFLAAMPLGNGFLTGTLTPGQGFEPEDIRARHPRFTAEMMAANQPVVAGLRRVGARHGATPGQVALAWTLAQGRHVVPVPGTKKERWAAQNANAAELVLSPEDLREIAALPAARDSWY
- a CDS encoding helix-turn-helix transcriptional regulator; the protein is MLGTVETRAISPVFVGRAAELAELGDALARVAASGEPQALLIGGEAGVGKTRLIEEFCETARDRGAQVALGGCIEIGSEGLPFAPFSAVLHTLNAHLPDELAAAVAGQEGELARILPELGETAGESRDEETGRARLFELTARLLERLAAHRTLVLVVEDLHWADRSTRELLAYLLRALHDAGILLVATYRSDDIHRRHPLRPFLAEIDRMRTVRRIELDRFNRDEVRTQIAGIRGSEPAEETVDRVFKRSEGNAFFVEELARSLADGCRYGLSDPLRDLLLVRVEALPEDAQRVVRIAAEGGSTVEHELLAAVCRMPEDDLIEALRAAVGSNTLLPTQDGTGYRFRHALVREAVVDDLLPGERTRLNRRYAEALEAAPALVRSEVCATRLASYWYKAHDAAKALPAVLAASVQARRRHAYAEQLRLLDRALELWDDAPVEVRQKVRPVDYAEAYPACGCDDEALRFLDLLAEIAVAARLSGDGERAFTITKRALRTLRTEHDAQRTAWFLVQRSKLCQTTGRGDGWEDLGKAKELMRGLPPSSVHATVTAAVASWQMLHEPGPGAFATAERAVELARTVGDEEAELNSRVTLAGLRVDAGDVEEGLAEFRTVLDRAVDRGYFAVIARGHVNLPGTLEGVGRSREAVDVTDQGVELTTRYGLTNSTSWVLSNRAESLQSLGRWEEAGGAAADARRLARDPRAIALAASRLTALALDTGDLAAAERELAVAQEHYGTHDPQPQHALPLARHALRLAARQGRILDARAVLRQVAPSTGFAPGLHRYAWPLLWSATAVESDARGLPAAEPGRPEVLARIRQAAKRLPRLSPVWDAYGTAVEAELRRAEGRESPDAWAHAVAAFERLARPHELAWCCCRWAESLLHGTERASAGLSGRTPREAAVLVLGQAHAVAVRTGARPLTGELELLAQRARIPLPGRGPAPDAPRPPAPATPVESLGLTPRERDVLRLVADGRSNRQIADELFISPKTASVHVSNILAKLGVSGRGEAGAVAHRLRLFT